In Nostoc sp. GT001, a genomic segment contains:
- a CDS encoding hemolysin family protein — protein sequence MSSITFEILIILVLIIANGVFSMSEMAIVSARKVRLQQLANQGDAKAMAALKLAESPNHFLSTVQVGISLIGILTGAFGGATIANRLAVYVRLVPFLAPYSEPISFGVVVLIITYLSLIVGELVPKRLALNNPERIASNVAIPMRALSAIASPMVYLLSASTDLILRVLGITASTEPQVTEEEIKILIEQGTEAGTFEEAEQDMVERVFRLGDRPVSYLMTPRPDIVWLDLDDSAEENRQKMVDSAYSRYPVCQGGLDNVLGVIPVTDLLARSFRGEPLDLTIGLRQPVFVPESTRGLKVLELFKQTITHMALVVDEYGVIQGLVTLNDIMSEIVGDVPSTDGQDQPQAVQREDGSWLLDGMLPVEEFLELFGMEEWESEERGSYQTLGGFVITHLGRIPAAADHFEWQSMRIEVMDMDGNRVDKVLVVPKAVKSADTKKSE from the coding sequence ATGTCCTCCATCACTTTTGAAATTTTAATCATTTTGGTGCTAATTATTGCCAATGGCGTGTTTTCTATGTCTGAGATGGCGATTGTCTCGGCACGGAAAGTAAGGTTACAACAGCTTGCCAATCAAGGAGATGCCAAGGCAATGGCAGCATTGAAATTAGCGGAGTCTCCAAATCATTTCCTGTCAACCGTTCAAGTGGGTATTTCCCTAATCGGTATCCTAACTGGTGCTTTTGGAGGAGCAACCATTGCCAACCGACTGGCAGTCTATGTGCGACTTGTACCCTTTTTAGCACCTTATAGTGAACCGATATCTTTTGGAGTAGTGGTTTTGATCATTACCTATTTGTCACTCATTGTTGGCGAATTAGTACCAAAGCGTCTGGCATTAAACAACCCAGAAAGAATTGCATCGAATGTAGCTATTCCAATGCGTGCCTTATCGGCGATCGCTTCGCCAATGGTATATCTTTTAAGTGCTTCTACAGATTTGATCCTGCGAGTGTTGGGAATTACAGCTTCTACCGAGCCGCAAGTCACCGAAGAAGAAATTAAAATCTTAATTGAGCAAGGCACTGAGGCGGGAACCTTTGAGGAAGCTGAACAGGATATGGTGGAGCGAGTCTTTCGTTTAGGCGATCGCCCTGTAAGCTACTTAATGACACCCCGTCCTGATATTGTTTGGCTAGACTTAGACGACTCTGCCGAAGAAAATCGCCAAAAAATGGTTGATAGTGCTTATTCTCGGTATCCAGTTTGTCAGGGGGGACTTGACAATGTGTTGGGTGTTATCCCTGTCACGGACTTATTAGCCAGGAGTTTCCGAGGGGAACCACTAGACTTGACTATCGGATTGCGACAGCCCGTATTTGTGCCAGAAAGCACCCGTGGCTTGAAAGTTTTGGAATTGTTCAAGCAAACTATCACTCACATGGCGCTGGTAGTTGATGAATACGGCGTAATTCAAGGATTAGTTACTCTCAACGACATCATGAGTGAAATCGTGGGTGATGTTCCTTCAACAGATGGACAGGATCAACCACAAGCTGTACAACGCGAAGATGGTTCCTGGCTTTTGGATGGGATGTTGCCTGTAGAGGAGTTTTTGGAACTTTTTGGGATGGAAGAGTGGGAATCTGAGGAACGCGGTAGTTATCAAACATTAGGCGGTTTTGTGATTACCCATCTAGGTCGTATTCCTGCCGCAGCAGATCATTTTGAATGGCAAAGTATGCGAATTGAAGTGATGGATATGGATGGTAATCGCGTTGATAAGGTGCTAGTCGTACCAAAGGCAGTTAAATCAGCAGATACGAAAAAATCTGAGTAG
- a CDS encoding aldo/keto reductase — protein MLYRRFGRTELQMPVFSCGGMRYQFKWEDVPNHEIPADNQANLEATIRRAVEVGINHIETARGYGTSEMQLGRILPKFPREKLIVQTKISPKADAKEFRETFEKSLKNLQLDYVDLLGLHGINHPESLDESIRAGGCLEVAQQLRAEGKVRFIGFSTHGSTDIIVQTINTNQFDYVNLHWYYINQWNWAAIEAAKHHDMGVFIISPSNKGGLLYEPPQKLVNLCAPLSPMVFNDLFCLSHQEVHTLSLGAAKPQDFDEHLKTLELIDRASEILPPILARLEEEAIATLGEDWVKSWETNLPTFDETPGEVNIRVILWLRNLAIAYDLVDYAKMRYNLLGNGGHWFPGNKADQLDELDLGKSLTRNPHADKIPQLLKQAHQMLAGEEVKRLSRT, from the coding sequence ATGCTATATAGAAGATTTGGACGCACAGAATTACAGATGCCAGTGTTTTCCTGCGGTGGCATGAGATATCAGTTCAAATGGGAAGATGTTCCCAATCATGAAATTCCTGCTGATAACCAGGCAAATCTGGAAGCGACTATTAGAAGGGCAGTCGAGGTTGGGATTAATCATATTGAAACTGCCCGTGGTTATGGCACTTCTGAAATGCAATTGGGGAGAATATTGCCCAAGTTTCCCCGCGAAAAGTTGATTGTTCAGACCAAAATCAGCCCAAAGGCAGATGCGAAAGAATTCCGAGAGACATTTGAAAAATCCTTGAAAAATCTTCAGCTAGATTATGTTGACCTTTTAGGGTTGCATGGCATTAATCATCCTGAGTCGTTAGATGAAAGCATCCGTGCTGGCGGCTGTTTGGAAGTAGCGCAGCAGTTGCGGGCAGAGGGAAAAGTTAGATTTATTGGCTTTTCCACACACGGCTCGACAGATATAATTGTGCAGACAATTAATACCAATCAATTTGATTACGTGAACCTGCACTGGTACTACATTAATCAATGGAATTGGGCGGCAATCGAAGCAGCTAAACACCACGATATGGGGGTGTTTATTATTAGCCCATCTAATAAAGGAGGTTTGTTGTATGAGCCTCCCCAAAAATTAGTAAATCTTTGCGCCCCGTTGAGTCCAATGGTGTTTAATGATTTGTTTTGTTTGAGTCATCAGGAGGTACATACCCTGAGTTTGGGAGCAGCAAAACCACAAGATTTTGATGAACACTTGAAGACTTTAGAATTAATAGACCGGGCATCAGAAATTTTGCCGCCAATTTTAGCAAGATTGGAAGAAGAAGCGATCGCTACTTTGGGAGAAGATTGGGTAAAATCCTGGGAAACAAATCTACCAACCTTTGACGAAACTCCTGGTGAGGTAAATATTCGGGTGATTTTGTGGCTACGGAATCTAGCGATCGCCTACGATTTAGTAGACTACGCTAAGATGCGCTACAACCTGCTTGGCAATGGCGGCCACTGGTTCCCCGGCAACAAAGCCGACCAGCTAGATGAATTAGACTTAGGAAAATCTCTTACCCGTAATCCTCACGCCGATAAAATCCCCCAACTCCTGAAACAAGCTCATCAGATGTTGGCGGGTGAAGAGGTCAAACGTCTATCTCGCACTTAA
- a CDS encoding non-ribosomal peptide synthetase, with translation MQINSQTSEYKQNITLNTLTNIIGTQVLQELNDTQVVYHQDLCIHQMFEMQVERSPQAIAVVCENTQLTYQQLNQRANQLAHHLRALGVGPEVLVGICLERSLEMIVGLLGILKAGGAYVPLDPAYPSERLAFILEDTQTPILLTQEKLIKNLPPHQAQVVCLDLDWQGNIQNSQENPVNQTTADNLIYVIYTSGSTGQPKGVMIPHRGICNQLHWKQTTFGLTHADKVLLSISFSFDPSVWQIFWPLCFGGQLFIARPGGHQDTAYLVKVITQQQITVLALVPSILRVLLEEKGIENCRFIRHITCGGEALPGELIERFFAQLNLDNVLHNCYGPTEASIDTTFWSCQRDTNYAIAPIGRPITNAEIHILDENLQPMPVGESGELHIGGIGLARGYLNRPELTTEKFIFNPFSSEPGARLYKTGDLARYLSDGNIEFLGRRDYQVKIRGFRIELGEIEAILAQHPALTQTLVIAREDVPGDKRLVAYIVVASPEQIPSQAELRRFLETRLPEYMVPSFFVFLDTLPLNPNGKIDRRALPAPDTSDIRLSTNFVPPQNSTEEVLADIWAKVLRLEQVGIHDNFFELGGHSLLATQVMSRVRQAFQIEISLQLLFENPTIATLAQAFAQNQTPENDPQNQTIPQIANRQSAPLSFAQQRVWFLEQLEPNSRAYIVSNAQRLTGKLNLGILQQSLDAIVVHHEALRTHFITSSDGSPIQVIGTPRPVELKIIKVTKEQVEFLLNQEVQRPFNLESDLMLRATLLQIDEQEHILLLMMHHIASDGWSIGILWQQLTALYEAFLNNKPSPLTKLPIQYADFVVWQHQWLSDEVLSSQINYWKTQLAGANTVLELPTDRPRPPVQTYQGAAQSLMLPQTLSASLTELSHQEGVTLFMTLLTAFGTILHRYTGQEDILIGSPIAGRNRSEIEELIGFFINTVVLRTDFAENPSFRSVLNRVRQMALAAYAHQDMPFEKLVEELQPERDTSRNPLFQVWFNMLNLRDIQLELPGVAIEPVSILETASKFDLTLYVTEQNQGIQLDLVYNTDLFTSERMMEMLHQFHHLLNQIVAAPERQISLYSLVTPEARPLLPEPRAVLPEPQYELTTTMFTSWANRTPEHSSLRQGIRTWNYGELGKIAQTLAQVLLSHGVERGDVVAVFGTRSFGLIASMLGVLLSGGVLLTLDPKLPSQRQRLMLQEAKAKYILYIDSQHPKDGKIWDSLTSICVNPDTGEAINSQKSVETVNLPEIAADDAAYIFFTSGTTGVPKGVLGCHKGLAHFLNWQRQTFEINQQDRVAQLTGLSFDVVLRDIFLPLTSGATLCLPEEEDNLEPTRILRYLENEQISVLHTVPSLAQLWLANVPSGVSLRNLRWLFLAGEPLKETLVVRWRDAFPESGEIINLYGPTETTLAKCYYRVPLECSPGVQPVGLPLPQTQALVFTSSQQPCGIGEPGEIVIRTPFRSLGYINTQQENHSRFVKNPFGNDRHDWLYYTGDRGCYRPDGSLEILGRRDHQVKIRGIRIEPGEIETVLAQHPDVLQTVVIAREDVPGDQRLVAYIIPNQDSVITIAGIRSFLSTKLPQYMLPSTFVLLDTMPLTPNGKVDRRALPIPDLSRQEPEASFVAPRNEVERQLTQIWEQILGVQPIGVRDNFFELGGHSILAVKLFWQIEKTFSKNLPLAILFQSGNVEALAKIICQEEDLTTNSALVNTLDQSKSSWSSLVEIQPNGSKPPFFCIHGLGGEVLCFRELALHLGTEQPFYGLQPRGLDEKYPLHTRIEDMAAYYIQEIQAIQPHGPYFLGGYSFGGTVAFEMAKQLHEQGEQVGILIMLDSCRIGYSWQAPFLKRVFLHLNNIVQQGPNYVWQKIVRWSYWRKQQLQNTYNRYLEDVLHVPETDKHLKVIDTNTQALSDYIFSPYLGRAILLRTEDKNRDEAIGTEYDPQFGWGDLVVGGLDIHYLPGSHLDILKEPHVQVLAEKLRNCLTHAQSQIAKN, from the coding sequence ATGCAGATAAATAGTCAGACATCAGAATATAAGCAAAATATTACCTTAAATACCTTAACTAACATCATCGGCACTCAAGTTTTACAGGAATTGAATGACACCCAAGTAGTTTATCATCAGGATCTGTGCATTCATCAAATGTTTGAGATGCAAGTGGAGCGATCGCCCCAAGCAATTGCAGTAGTATGTGAAAATACACAACTTACTTATCAACAGTTAAACCAGCGGGCGAATCAACTAGCGCACCACCTACGTGCTTTAGGCGTTGGGCCAGAAGTACTTGTAGGTATATGCCTAGAGCGCTCCTTAGAGATGATTGTAGGACTACTAGGCATTCTGAAAGCTGGAGGCGCTTATGTACCTTTAGATCCGGCATATCCCTCAGAACGTTTAGCTTTCATCTTGGAAGACACCCAGACGCCAATATTGTTAACCCAAGAAAAGTTGATCAAGAACTTACCACCACATCAGGCACAAGTGGTTTGTCTGGACTTAGACTGGCAAGGGAATATTCAAAACAGTCAAGAAAATCCTGTAAACCAAACTACGGCTGATAACCTCATCTACGTAATCTACACATCTGGTTCTACAGGACAGCCCAAGGGTGTAATGATCCCTCACCGTGGTATCTGCAATCAACTCCACTGGAAGCAAACAACTTTTGGATTAACTCACGCGGACAAAGTTTTACTAAGTATTTCTTTTAGCTTCGACCCCTCAGTATGGCAGATATTCTGGCCATTGTGCTTTGGGGGTCAATTGTTCATAGCTCGCCCTGGTGGACATCAAGATACAGCCTACCTTGTGAAGGTAATTACTCAGCAGCAAATCACAGTTCTGGCTTTAGTACCTTCCATACTACGTGTATTATTGGAAGAGAAAGGAATTGAGAATTGCCGATTCATCAGACACATTACCTGCGGTGGTGAAGCTTTACCTGGCGAACTTATAGAACGCTTCTTTGCCCAATTGAATTTGGACAATGTTTTACACAATTGTTATGGCCCGACAGAAGCTTCCATTGATACCACTTTCTGGAGTTGCCAACGGGACACTAATTATGCTATTGCACCCATTGGTCGTCCGATTACCAATGCAGAAATTCACATCCTCGATGAAAATTTGCAGCCAATGCCTGTTGGTGAATCAGGTGAACTGCACATTGGCGGTATTGGTCTAGCACGAGGCTATCTTAACCGTCCAGAATTGACCACAGAGAAGTTTATTTTCAACCCTTTTAGCTCTGAACCTGGGGCACGCCTTTACAAAACTGGGGACTTGGCACGTTATTTGAGCGATGGTAATATCGAGTTCCTTGGTCGGAGAGACTACCAAGTTAAAATACGTGGCTTCAGAATTGAATTAGGAGAAATTGAAGCCATACTAGCTCAACATCCGGCACTGACGCAGACTTTAGTCATAGCCAGAGAAGATGTGCCTGGGGACAAGCGACTCGTGGCATATATTGTTGTTGCCAGTCCAGAGCAAATTCCTAGTCAGGCTGAATTGCGTCGCTTTTTGGAAACTCGGTTGCCTGAATACATGGTGCCTAGTTTCTTTGTATTTTTAGACACTCTGCCATTAAATCCCAACGGTAAAATAGACCGCCGCGCCTTACCTGCACCGGATACATCTGATATTAGGCTGTCAACTAACTTTGTTCCACCTCAGAATTCGACAGAAGAAGTTTTAGCTGACATTTGGGCAAAAGTTTTGCGTCTGGAACAAGTAGGCATCCACGACAATTTTTTTGAATTGGGAGGGCATTCACTGCTGGCTACTCAAGTAATGTCTAGAGTTCGCCAAGCTTTTCAAATAGAAATATCGTTGCAACTCTTATTTGAGAATCCCACGATCGCTACTTTAGCTCAAGCGTTCGCTCAAAACCAAACTCCAGAAAATGATCCCCAAAATCAGACTATTCCCCAAATAGCCAATCGGCAATCAGCCCCTCTATCCTTTGCTCAACAGCGAGTCTGGTTTTTGGAGCAGTTGGAACCCAACAGCCGAGCGTATATCGTCTCCAATGCACAGCGCTTAACGGGCAAGTTAAACCTGGGTATATTACAACAGTCACTAGATGCGATCGTTGTCCATCATGAGGCATTGCGAACCCACTTCATTACATCATCTGATGGTAGCCCCATACAAGTAATTGGCACGCCTCGGCCAGTGGAACTCAAAATTATTAAGGTAACAAAGGAGCAAGTAGAATTTCTCCTAAATCAAGAGGTGCAACGCCCCTTCAACTTAGAATCTGACTTGATGCTGCGTGCTACTTTGCTCCAGATAGACGAACAGGAGCATATACTCTTGTTAATGATGCACCACATCGCCTCAGATGGCTGGTCAATTGGTATTCTCTGGCAGCAGTTAACAGCGCTTTATGAAGCTTTTTTGAATAATAAGCCTTCCCCCTTGACAAAATTGCCTATTCAGTATGCGGATTTTGTTGTGTGGCAGCACCAATGGCTATCAGATGAGGTACTTTCCAGCCAAATTAACTATTGGAAAACCCAATTAGCAGGTGCTAATACTGTACTGGAATTGCCTACCGACCGACCACGGCCACCAGTGCAAACTTACCAAGGAGCAGCCCAATCTCTGATGCTACCGCAGACTTTGAGTGCATCACTCACAGAACTCTCGCATCAGGAGGGTGTCACTCTATTCATGACATTACTGACAGCCTTTGGGACAATACTGCACCGCTATACTGGCCAAGAAGACATTCTTATCGGTTCTCCCATTGCCGGACGTAACCGTTCTGAGATTGAAGAGTTAATTGGATTTTTTATTAACACCGTTGTTTTACGGACTGATTTTGCTGAGAATCCCAGTTTTCGTTCAGTGCTAAATCGAGTTCGCCAGATGGCATTAGCTGCTTATGCTCATCAGGATATGCCCTTCGAGAAACTGGTAGAAGAACTGCAACCAGAGCGAGATACCAGTCGCAACCCACTGTTTCAAGTGTGGTTTAATATGCTCAACTTAAGGGACATCCAACTGGAACTACCTGGAGTGGCTATCGAACCAGTCTCGATCTTAGAAACAGCTTCTAAGTTCGACTTAACCCTTTATGTTACAGAACAAAATCAAGGAATCCAACTTGATTTAGTCTACAACACCGATCTGTTTACTTCAGAACGGATGATGGAAATGCTTCATCAATTCCATCACTTGCTAAATCAAATTGTTGCTGCTCCAGAGAGACAGATTAGTTTGTATTCCTTGGTGACACCAGAAGCACGACCTTTGCTGCCAGAGCCAAGGGCGGTTTTGCCAGAACCACAGTATGAATTGACGACAACAATGTTTACCTCTTGGGCAAATCGTACCCCAGAACATTCATCACTTCGTCAAGGAATTCGCACTTGGAATTATGGAGAGTTGGGCAAAATCGCTCAAACCTTAGCACAGGTTTTGTTATCTCACGGAGTAGAGCGGGGAGATGTCGTAGCCGTGTTTGGGACACGCAGCTTTGGGCTAATTGCCAGTATGCTAGGCGTACTCTTGAGTGGCGGTGTGTTACTCACCCTCGACCCCAAACTTCCCAGCCAACGCCAGCGGCTGATGTTACAAGAAGCTAAAGCTAAATACATATTATATATTGATAGTCAACATCCAAAAGACGGAAAAATATGGGATTCTTTAACTAGCATCTGTGTCAACCCAGACACAGGAGAAGCTATAAATTCTCAAAAGAGCGTTGAAACAGTAAATCTACCTGAAATCGCTGCTGATGATGCAGCTTATATTTTCTTTACTTCCGGCACTACTGGTGTACCGAAAGGGGTGCTGGGGTGTCATAAAGGGTTGGCGCATTTTCTGAACTGGCAGCGACAGACTTTTGAAATTAATCAGCAAGACCGCGTTGCCCAATTAACTGGTCTTTCTTTTGATGTCGTTCTTAGAGATATCTTTTTACCTTTAACTAGTGGTGCAACCCTATGCTTGCCAGAAGAAGAGGATAACTTAGAACCGACTAGAATTCTGCGTTATTTGGAAAATGAGCAAATTTCTGTACTGCATACAGTTCCTTCGCTGGCGCAATTATGGTTAGCGAATGTGCCGTCAGGAGTATCTTTACGTAACTTACGCTGGTTATTCTTGGCTGGAGAACCTTTGAAAGAAACCCTTGTAGTTCGCTGGCGGGATGCTTTTCCAGAATCAGGGGAAATTATTAATCTCTACGGCCCGACAGAGACAACTTTGGCGAAATGTTATTACCGAGTACCTCTTGAGTGTAGCCCTGGTGTACAGCCAGTAGGATTGCCGCTGCCGCAAACTCAAGCACTGGTTTTCACATCAAGTCAACAACCATGCGGTATCGGTGAACCAGGCGAGATTGTAATCCGAACTCCATTCCGCAGTTTGGGCTATATCAATACCCAGCAAGAAAACCATTCTCGGTTTGTTAAGAACCCTTTTGGGAACGATCGCCACGATTGGCTTTATTATACAGGCGATCGCGGATGCTATCGTCCAGATGGCTCTCTAGAAATTCTCGGTCGCCGAGATCATCAAGTCAAGATCCGGGGGATACGCATTGAACCAGGGGAAATTGAAACGGTGTTAGCCCAACATCCAGATGTACTCCAAACTGTAGTCATTGCCCGTGAAGACGTTCCTGGCGATCAACGTTTGGTGGCTTACATTATACCAAATCAAGACTCAGTAATTACAATTGCTGGTATCCGAAGCTTCCTGTCGACAAAATTGCCACAGTACATGCTACCTTCGACTTTTGTCTTGCTGGACACCATGCCCTTAACCCCCAACGGCAAGGTAGACCGTCGCGCTCTACCAATACCAGACTTATCGAGGCAAGAGCCAGAAGCCAGCTTTGTTGCTCCCCGCAATGAAGTGGAACGCCAGTTGACACAGATTTGGGAACAAATTTTGGGTGTGCAGCCCATTGGTGTTAGGGATAACTTCTTCGAGCTAGGAGGACATTCTATCCTAGCAGTAAAACTGTTTTGGCAAATTGAAAAGACATTTAGTAAAAACCTTCCGCTTGCCATTCTTTTCCAGTCAGGTAACGTAGAGGCTCTAGCCAAAATAATCTGCCAAGAAGAAGATTTAACAACAAACTCGGCTTTAGTAAATACCTTAGACCAGTCAAAATCTAGCTGGTCATCCTTGGTAGAAATTCAACCCAACGGTTCCAAGCCACCTTTTTTCTGTATTCACGGGCTGGGTGGAGAAGTCTTATGTTTTCGTGAATTGGCATTGCATCTGGGGACAGAACAACCATTTTACGGATTACAACCACGAGGGCTAGATGAAAAATACCCTCTCCATACCCGTATTGAAGATATGGCAGCGTACTACATTCAAGAAATTCAGGCCATTCAACCTCATGGCCCTTATTTTCTCGGAGGTTATTCTTTTGGGGGTACAGTTGCCTTCGAGATGGCTAAACAACTCCATGAGCAAGGCGAACAAGTCGGCATTTTAATTATGCTTGATAGTTGTCGTATAGGTTATAGCTGGCAGGCGCCATTTCTAAAACGAGTTTTTTTGCATTTAAATAATATTGTTCAACAAGGGCCTAACTACGTTTGGCAAAAGATTGTGAGATGGAGTTATTGGCGTAAGCAACAACTGCAAAATACATATAACCGTTACTTGGAAGACGTACTTCATGTACCTGAAACTGATAAGCATTTAAAGGTTATAGATACTAACACTCAAGCCCTCAGTGACTATATTTTTTCACCTTACCTTGGTCGAGCTATTCTTTTACGAACAGAGGATAAAAATCGGGACGAAGCTATAGGCACAGAATACGATCCTCAATTTGGCTGGGGCGACCTAGTAGTTGGAGGATTAGATATTCATTACCTTCCCGGATCTCACCTTGACATACTTAAAGAACCCCATGTACAAGTGTTAGCTGAAAAATTGAGAAATTGCTTAACTCACGCGCAGTCTCAGATTGCAAAAAATTAA
- a CDS encoding methyltransferase domain-containing protein: MVTSKLDILGRLGRFLNSKKWRFLTDLRLNNLEVNKILRATNDSEIGKAQTEINNLSFSEKDYRDFINSDVLSKYNQLDYIHSKPLEYLTTMTLLDLKEGDKILDAAGGEKAEYIKALMAVSEFKLNAYCQDSLLDGKVTDGIKYIGGSIDAIPLPDESLDGISCHHSFEHFRDDLDIKFIKEAVRLLKVGRKLVIAPLFLTNEYAEIWNNKRIQKPNFDKAITIFDNTASFAGWGAYEGFARTYSPAAFKTRIIDNLPSNCYAKIYKVIVDGKPVPDLQKNYHQPLLNAEMKALVIVKN, translated from the coding sequence ATGGTGACTAGCAAATTAGATATATTAGGTCGATTGGGTAGGTTTTTAAACAGTAAAAAGTGGCGTTTTCTGACAGATTTACGTCTCAATAATTTAGAAGTTAATAAAATTTTACGAGCCACAAATGATTCGGAAATAGGAAAAGCACAGACAGAAATAAACAATTTATCTTTTTCTGAAAAAGATTATAGGGATTTTATAAATTCAGATGTACTGAGTAAATATAATCAGCTTGATTATATCCATTCCAAGCCACTTGAATATCTGACGACAATGACTCTGTTAGATTTGAAAGAGGGTGATAAAATACTTGATGCTGCTGGTGGTGAAAAAGCTGAATATATAAAGGCTTTAATGGCAGTTTCGGAGTTCAAATTGAATGCTTACTGTCAAGACTCTTTATTGGACGGAAAAGTCACAGATGGAATTAAGTACATTGGTGGCTCTATTGATGCGATCCCTCTCCCAGATGAATCTTTAGATGGAATTAGCTGTCATCACTCTTTTGAGCATTTTCGAGATGATTTGGATATTAAGTTTATTAAAGAGGCAGTACGTTTATTGAAAGTTGGCAGAAAACTTGTCATTGCACCGCTATTTTTAACTAACGAATATGCAGAAATCTGGAACAATAAACGGATTCAGAAGCCCAATTTTGACAAAGCAATCACAATTTTTGACAATACTGCAAGCTTTGCTGGATGGGGTGCATATGAAGGCTTTGCTAGAACTTATAGTCCTGCTGCATTTAAAACAAGAATTATTGACAATTTACCGAGCAACTGCTATGCAAAAATCTACAAAGTTATTGTAGATGGAAAACCTGTGCCAGACCTCCAAAAAAATTATCATCAACCTCTGCTCAATGCGGAAATGAAGGCACTGGTAATAGTCAAAAATTAA